The following coding sequences lie in one Synechococcus sp. CC9902 genomic window:
- a CDS encoding glycosyltransferase family 2 protein has translation MRPFGIQKLYLKDEPTNIVQAASARLRNRQTITPNSCDIITITGNEECYIAQFIHHYLYLGFSNIFIGINNCQDKTPAILKKIAKIYPKIFIFNTDQPQRLHRQSGSYAALIDEASHRTKSSHCLVVDIDEYWFSNKPNRSIASYLRQFDRFDLMFTNWLCTYGQSYQTCFTDLTKAKIELKKSQGKSIFNYSVPLRKLRAHVPDVESPERAVFVGNNGKKINWMNEANKLHVNPSLPQHLRTVNKLHQHLEESQNSAWILHQIVRSELEYSLRLFEPRVAKHPEPFKTNRHGWIMPKESRQERQFFKLILSKKSFNKRYIKTYEKFLRQCQIKNIVEKSFNRITERQVFCKINQLNHQKIEAYQSIWREIFQGTRFLPYLELRLKTKKRLRINDCS, from the coding sequence ATGCGACCATTCGGCATCCAGAAACTTTACCTCAAAGACGAACCTACGAACATAGTTCAAGCTGCTTCTGCACGATTAAGAAACAGACAAACAATCACACCAAATAGTTGCGATATCATCACAATTACAGGTAACGAAGAATGCTATATCGCCCAGTTTATTCACCACTATCTTTACTTGGGATTCAGCAATATATTTATCGGGATCAATAATTGCCAGGACAAAACTCCAGCCATTCTCAAGAAAATTGCCAAGATATATCCGAAAATTTTTATCTTCAACACCGATCAACCGCAACGCCTCCATCGGCAAAGCGGCTCCTATGCGGCACTGATCGATGAGGCATCTCATCGCACTAAGTCGAGCCATTGCCTCGTGGTCGATATCGACGAATACTGGTTCTCCAACAAGCCGAACCGATCGATTGCGAGCTACCTCAGACAATTCGATCGATTTGATTTGATGTTTACCAATTGGCTTTGCACCTATGGGCAAAGCTATCAGACATGTTTTACAGACCTAACAAAGGCCAAGATTGAACTAAAAAAATCACAGGGGAAAAGTATTTTCAACTACTCAGTACCACTACGCAAACTTCGAGCACATGTGCCCGATGTGGAATCTCCAGAGAGAGCCGTTTTTGTTGGCAACAATGGCAAAAAAATTAATTGGATGAATGAAGCCAACAAACTGCATGTAAATCCATCCCTGCCTCAACACCTAAGAACAGTGAATAAATTGCACCAACATCTCGAGGAATCACAAAACTCGGCATGGATTCTGCATCAGATTGTTCGCAGCGAGCTGGAATATTCATTAAGACTCTTTGAACCTAGGGTTGCCAAGCATCCAGAACCATTTAAAACCAATCGCCACGGCTGGATCATGCCGAAAGAGAGTCGACAAGAGCGACAATTTTTCAAATTAATCCTTTCAAAAAAATCTTTCAACAAACGCTACATAAAAACCTATGAGAAATTCCTTCGTCAATGTCAAATCAAGAATATTGTCGAAAAAAGCTTTAACCGCATCACCGAGAGACAAGTCTTTTGTAAAATTAACCAGCTAAATCATCAAAAAATTGAAGCTTATCAGTCTATTTGGAGAGAAATATTTCAAGGAACCCGCTTTCTCCCCTATCTAGAGCTGCGCCTAAAAACAAAAAAGCGACTCCGAATCAACGATTGTTCTTGA
- a CDS encoding creatininase family protein yields the protein MPASLPNPADSTDNIRLALRSWPEVETYLQTCKGVIIPLGSTEQHGPTGAIGTDALTAEAIALEVGRRTGVLVTPAQAFGMAEHHLGFAGTMSLQPATLLAVMQDLVLSLARHGFERVFVINGHGGNIATTKAAFAQAHGTAASRGLPASPHLRCRLSNWFMAGPVMRQARDLYGDKEGHHATPSEIAVTLQVEPSLQSKQRPLEDPAPAGPIHGPDDFRRRHPDGRMGSHPSLATADHGAAIIETAATALSEDLRSFLSDP from the coding sequence ATGCCTGCTTCGCTTCCCAACCCTGCTGACAGCACGGACAACATCCGCTTAGCACTGCGAAGTTGGCCTGAAGTGGAAACGTATCTCCAAACCTGCAAAGGCGTGATTATTCCTCTGGGATCCACGGAGCAACACGGTCCAACGGGCGCCATCGGAACTGATGCGTTAACTGCGGAAGCCATCGCCCTCGAAGTCGGCCGGCGAACCGGTGTTCTTGTCACGCCGGCCCAAGCTTTTGGCATGGCTGAGCATCATCTGGGATTTGCCGGAACGATGAGCTTGCAACCCGCCACGCTGCTGGCGGTCATGCAAGACCTCGTCTTGTCGCTAGCGCGCCATGGCTTTGAACGGGTGTTCGTGATCAATGGCCACGGTGGAAACATTGCTACCACCAAAGCTGCCTTTGCCCAGGCCCACGGCACAGCAGCAAGTCGCGGCCTGCCTGCATCGCCACACCTGCGCTGTCGTCTCTCAAATTGGTTTATGGCAGGCCCAGTGATGCGGCAAGCCCGTGATCTTTATGGCGACAAAGAAGGTCATCACGCCACACCAAGTGAAATCGCCGTCACGCTTCAGGTTGAACCAAGCTTGCAAAGCAAACAGCGCCCCTTGGAGGATCCAGCACCGGCTGGACCCATCCATGGTCCTGATGACTTTCGTCGCCGCCATCCAGACGGCCGTATGGGATCCCATCCATCGCTGGCAACAGCAGACCATGGAGCGGCCATCATCGAGACAGCTGCCACCGCGTTGAGCGAAGATCTTCGTAGTTTTTTGAGCGACCCATGA
- the gatC gene encoding Asp-tRNA(Asn)/Glu-tRNA(Gln) amidotransferase subunit GatC translates to MSHISADDVRKVAKLARLNLPDDKIATYTGQLESILGYVSQLEQVDTTGVPETTRAVEVTNVTRQDGVDPTPVREEILNQAPQREGDFFRVPKILAD, encoded by the coding sequence ATGAGCCATATCTCCGCCGATGACGTCCGCAAGGTCGCCAAATTGGCCCGCCTCAATCTTCCCGACGACAAAATCGCCACCTACACGGGGCAACTGGAATCAATCCTGGGCTACGTGAGTCAACTGGAGCAGGTCGATACAACCGGCGTACCAGAAACCACTCGGGCCGTGGAAGTCACCAACGTGACGCGTCAAGACGGCGTGGATCCGACGCCTGTGCGCGAAGAAATTCTAAATCAAGCTCCACAAAGGGAAGGAGACTTTTTCCGAGTACCTAAAATTTTGGCTGATTAA
- the crtR gene encoding beta-carotene hydroxylase, whose product MTQTPAQKQETRLAGAGYRSVPREFVDPPSAWNPTVGLFFGGYALAALTIWGWFQGGWPLPLLLCTGFLALHLEGTVIHDACHNAAHPNRWINQLMGHGSALLLGFSFPVFTRVHLEHHSHVNDPHNDPDHIVSTFGPLWLIAPRFFYHEWFFFQRRLWKRWELMQWGFERSIFLVIVLAAIRFDFLPFVFNCWFAPALMVGVTLGLFFDYLPHRPFTSRNRWTNARIYPGQLMNWLIMGQNYHLVHHLWPSIPWFEYKPAYEATKPLLDSKGSPQRLGIFETQRDGYNFLYDILVGVRSHKRRRGKMRRVAKVLPDRRMQRGWLSFVDSLAIKTEPKRWKSF is encoded by the coding sequence ATGACCCAGACCCCTGCTCAAAAACAGGAGACACGTCTGGCCGGAGCTGGGTATCGCTCTGTTCCTCGCGAATTTGTTGATCCGCCATCGGCTTGGAACCCCACGGTGGGGTTGTTTTTCGGTGGATATGCCCTTGCCGCACTCACCATTTGGGGCTGGTTTCAAGGGGGGTGGCCCTTGCCCCTGTTGTTGTGTACAGGCTTCTTAGCGCTGCACCTTGAAGGCACGGTCATCCACGATGCCTGCCACAACGCAGCCCATCCGAATCGTTGGATCAACCAACTCATGGGCCACGGTTCTGCGTTGTTATTGGGTTTTAGTTTTCCTGTTTTTACGCGCGTCCATCTTGAGCATCATTCCCATGTGAATGATCCCCATAACGACCCAGATCACATCGTTAGTACGTTCGGACCTCTTTGGCTCATTGCTCCTCGTTTTTTCTATCACGAATGGTTTTTCTTTCAGCGTCGCCTTTGGAAGCGCTGGGAGTTAATGCAGTGGGGTTTTGAACGCAGCATCTTTTTGGTGATTGTTCTGGCTGCGATTCGCTTCGATTTCCTTCCATTTGTTTTTAATTGCTGGTTCGCTCCGGCCCTAATGGTGGGCGTCACTCTTGGGCTTTTCTTCGACTATTTGCCCCACCGACCCTTCACATCTAGAAACCGCTGGACCAATGCGAGGATTTATCCCGGTCAACTGATGAATTGGTTGATTATGGGCCAAAATTATCACTTAGTTCATCATCTTTGGCCTTCTATTCCGTGGTTTGAATATAAGCCAGCCTATGAAGCAACGAAGCCACTACTTGATTCAAAAGGTTCTCCGCAACGCTTAGGTATTTTTGAAACCCAACGGGATGGATACAATTTTCTCTACGACATTTTGGTTGGTGTGAGAAGTCACAAACGACGTCGTGGAAAGATGCGTCGTGTTGCAAAAGTGTTGCCAGATCGACGTATGCAGCGTGGCTGGCTTTCATTTGTTGATTCCCTGGCGATTAAAACCGAACCAAAACGCTGGAAATCGTTTTGA